The segment GGTTAAGACCCTCATTCCAAAGAATTCGATTTTATGGTATCGTGAGATACGTTTATTCCGAAAATGCGTAATGTTTTAGATAGTTCTATACACGAATTAAACTCTGACAATAGAAGAAAGAGCATATAAACAATTGCATTCGCTTTTTTGAGAATATTCTCACCATAAACAATTTTTATTCGAAAAATAGTAAAATGTTGTGGTAGAAATATCTTATCATAAATGCTATATCATTATATTCGAATATGCTTGCGAAAGTCCTATTAATCTTTAAATATAAGCGATTAAGTGGTTTATTGTATTTTATAACTAACATTTAAAGATAATAATAGATTTTTATTTACAAAGTCCATAAAAATCTCGAATATTTAGAATAGATGGATAATATGGTATTCAATAGTATAATCCCTACTTTGGATGTAGGAGATTTTAAAGTACGATATTGTGGGTGGAGGGCATAATATGGATATAAATGTTATTGTAGATTGGAAAAGGTTCCTTATCTTGTATATCTCATCGATATTTGGATTGTTTATGGTTTTGTTATATGTAGTTGGAAGTAGTTTAAATTTTGGTTTTCCATTTACAGTATTGGTGATGGCACAATCCTTAGGTGCCTTAGTTGGAAATGCTGTGTTGTATGTGGGTGCTATATTACTTGGATTGTATTGCTCGAAAAAAATGGGTTTTAGAGTTTTAGGTAAAATTAATATAAAAGAGGTCATATTTTCAATGAAAATAGGATTATTCTTGGGGGTAATATTAGGAGCAATATCCACAATCGCAGAGTATTCAATGATACTGAATTTAAGGTCAATGAGTACTCACTTAACAATTTGTGGGATGTTTTTGTCTGTTTATGGGGGGATAAATGAAGAAGTCATATTTAGATTGTTTTTAATGGGATCGTTTGCTTATCTACTATCAGAACTTGGGATAAAAAGAGCAGTGGAGGTATCTCTTGTAACTTCCCCAATATTATTTGCAATTGGACATACACCAGTTTCTATGGAATTTATATCTAAAAAAACAATTATGTCAATGTTGTTTGTCTCAAATTTCATATTTGGTTTAGTCTTTGGATACATCTATTGGAAAAAAGGATTAGAATATGCAATGGTATCCCACTTTTCGTTGGATTTTGTACTCTATGTGGTTATACCACTCTCAGTAATTCTATGCCATTAATTATGGCTTAAGACCTCCAAATAATAAACCCAACGTTTCCTCGAATCCAAACATTATGTTCATGTTCTGGATTGCCTGTCCACTCGCTCCCTTAACCAAGTTATCTATACTTGATGTCATCACCAACCTTCCATTCCTATCTATTTCAAACCCACCAATATCACAGAAGTTTGTTCCCCTAACGCCTGTTAAAGAAACCTTTCCATCTTCAAAGATTCTTACAAATGGTTCATCTTTGTAGAATTTTTTATATAATTTAATGAGTTCTTCTTTATTTATTTCTTTTTTTACAAACGTATGTGCAGTTGTTAGGATCCCCCTTGTTATTGGTGCGAGATGGGGGGTGAAGGAAACCCTTGCATTACCTATTTTTTTTAATTCCTTCTCTATCTCTGGGGTGTGCCTGTGTGTGGTTATTTTGTAGGGGGTTATGTCTTCATTTACATTAGGAAAGTGTGTTGTTTCTGTTGGATTAACCCCTGCTCCACTAACTCCTGTTTTTGAGTCGATTATTATTCTCTCCTCAATAATATTTTCTTTAACCAATGGGGCAACTGCCAATATTGCTCCAGTTGGGAAACATCCTGGGTTTGCAACAAGTTGGGCATCTATTATCTCATCCCTATGCAATTCAGGCAATCCATAGGCAATTTTAATCCCTTCCAAAACACCAGTATGCTTTAATCCATACCATTCTTCATAAACTCCAATATTTTCAAACCTATAGTCCCCACTTAAATCAATAACCTTCAATCCCTTCTCAATCAATTGAGGGACAATTTTCATCGATGCTCCATGTGGGGTTGCACAGAATACAACATCAGAATCTATCTTATCAACATCGACATCCATAAACTCCAAATTCTCAAGTTTTTTTATGCCTCTTAAGTGAGGATGTATCTTTGTTATTTTTTTGCCTGCCTCTTTTCTTGATGTTACATACTCAACATCTACATAAGGATGGTTTGCCAGCAATCTTAACAATTCCCCCCCTGTGTAGCCAGTACCTCCAATTATTGATGCAGTTATCATCTTAACCACCAAATTTTAAAAAATTAGTTAAGGTTATTCCCCTCTCTCCAACTTTTTCTTAGAGAGTTTTTTGATTGCATCAATATTTACTTCACAATCAACCTTCTCTAAGTAACCATTGAGTATTGCTCTATCAACGAACCCTTTACCCCACTCATTCCTTACTATCAATGTTGTCACTCCTTCTGGAGTTCCTACGTTACCAGCGGAGATGTCTGATGCTAATGCAGTAAAGTCCCTACATATACTGCAACCTTTTCTAATGCAATGTTCAATTTCTTTTAATGAGATTTCTTTTGTTTCTCCATTTAATAGATCAATTGCCAACTTTCCTTTTCTAATTTCCATCTTTTTTATTTCCCATGGATTTATACCCATATCTTTAATTTTAGCCGTTAATTCACTATATTTGAATGTTTCAGTACAGAACAATCCTATCTTCAATCTAATTGCCTTTTTGAATGGTTTTAATAAATCATTATCTGATGCCAAGATTTGGAAAACTGCATTTATAACACAAGGTGTCCCAACTATTGCCAACTTTTCCAGTTTTTTAACCATAACTGCCTCTTTTAATGCCTCCAATATTGGGACGTTCCAGTTGTACCTACTACCTGCTACTTTTATTAGTTCTTCTTTTGTTGTTACAAGGACTGATTTTGGTTCCATTGTCCATCTATCTTCACTTACAACAATAGCCCCATCAATTAAGCCCTCATCAAGGGCATTGCACAATATTGCAGTAACTGCTCCACCGCTTTGGGCATATTTTATATCCATCTTTGATTTTGCCCCAAATATCTCAATATATTTCCCAATCTCTTCAATTGGGATTTTTAACTTTTCCTCCGTTCTTGGGCATGCATCATAACATGCTCCACAAGGTACATCATATAAGGTTACCTTACAAAATTCAGCAGATGCTGGGCATTCAGATTCTTCAGCAGGGTCTATTGTGCATGCACACATCTCGCACTTAAACTTCACTGGACTCTGCTGTTTGAAGTATATATTTTCCACTGGACAAACTGCAACACAAGCTCCACATCCAGAGCATATATTCTTATCCCAAACCTCTTCCTTTAAGTTCAAATATGATTTCATTATTTTCACCTTAGTCCATGTTTTTTCATGAATTTTTAAAAAAATTTTATTTATTTAAATGACAGAATATTGCTTTACCATTTACATCAAATCTGGAGTATAGAGTTTTCCAAATGGTCTCTTAGATATTGGGGCAATTTTTGTGTATTTTGAGTTTATTAATTTCTCCTTAACCTCATCACTCAAACCAAATTCTCTGCAGAATTCTTCAATATATGGCTTTATTTTTTCCCTGTCTTCTTCAGTAAATTCTTTAATATCTGCTGCAACACCCAACTGGGACTTATCAACATCTCCCCTTATGTAAATA is part of the Methanotorris formicicus Mc-S-70 genome and harbors:
- a CDS encoding CPBP family intramembrane glutamic endopeptidase, with protein sequence MDINVIVDWKRFLILYISSIFGLFMVLLYVVGSSLNFGFPFTVLVMAQSLGALVGNAVLYVGAILLGLYCSKKMGFRVLGKINIKEVIFSMKIGLFLGVILGAISTIAEYSMILNLRSMSTHLTICGMFLSVYGGINEEVIFRLFLMGSFAYLLSELGIKRAVEVSLVTSPILFAIGHTPVSMEFISKKTIMSMLFVSNFIFGLVFGYIYWKKGLEYAMVSHFSLDFVLYVVIPLSVILCH
- the argC gene encoding N-acetyl-gamma-glutamyl-phosphate reductase codes for the protein MITASIIGGTGYTGGELLRLLANHPYVDVEYVTSRKEAGKKITKIHPHLRGIKKLENLEFMDVDVDKIDSDVVFCATPHGASMKIVPQLIEKGLKVIDLSGDYRFENIGVYEEWYGLKHTGVLEGIKIAYGLPELHRDEIIDAQLVANPGCFPTGAILAVAPLVKENIIEERIIIDSKTGVSGAGVNPTETTHFPNVNEDITPYKITTHRHTPEIEKELKKIGNARVSFTPHLAPITRGILTTAHTFVKKEINKEELIKLYKKFYKDEPFVRIFEDGKVSLTGVRGTNFCDIGGFEIDRNGRLVMTSSIDNLVKGASGQAIQNMNIMFGFEETLGLLFGGLKP
- a CDS encoding Coenzyme F420 hydrogenase/dehydrogenase, beta subunit C-terminal domain, translated to MKSYLNLKEEVWDKNICSGCGACVAVCPVENIYFKQQSPVKFKCEMCACTIDPAEESECPASAEFCKVTLYDVPCGACYDACPRTEEKLKIPIEEIGKYIEIFGAKSKMDIKYAQSGGAVTAILCNALDEGLIDGAIVVSEDRWTMEPKSVLVTTKEELIKVAGSRYNWNVPILEALKEAVMVKKLEKLAIVGTPCVINAVFQILASDNDLLKPFKKAIRLKIGLFCTETFKYSELTAKIKDMGINPWEIKKMEIRKGKLAIDLLNGETKEISLKEIEHCIRKGCSICRDFTALASDISAGNVGTPEGVTTLIVRNEWGKGFVDRAILNGYLEKVDCEVNIDAIKKLSKKKLERGE